The nucleotide sequence CGGGATTGAGTGAAGCGGCCAGCGACTCCACAATGACTCTCAGTATCCCATCGTCCGCTAAAGACAGTGACGCTAGGGGCAGTTTCATTGCAATTGAACAGCCTCCAAACCTTGGCGCTGAAGCAAATAAAAATACCGTATCAACGGCCTTGGGCCTCAATAAGATCCAATCGATGGTTGACGGGCTGCTCAAGGACCGCAGCCCGAGTCGGGTCGGGTCTGCATTAAAATCAGCCAACTCCTTGCGCAATCCCCTGGCTGCCACCAAGAGCGACGACGCTCCAACGCCCCCGACGACTAAGACTGGCAGTACCCGCATCTCCCAAGCGCTGCGCCGGCGCAGTGGGCTCAAGACGCCCGACCATGTGGCGGGGGACGAGCCGTTATTATCGTCCGAGCGGACCAGTCTGGCGGTTCCCCCACTGGATCTTGAACTGATTGGGCAAGGTGAGGCAGGCGCACCAGATGGCGTCATCAGTGCGGCCAGTGAGTCGCTGGATCCAGAACGACTAGACCTTTTGACGCGTGAGGCGCAGGCCGCATTCGGCAAGGGCATAGGCCTCGAGGCTCAGGCGGCATCTGATGCTTTCACGGAAGGTGGAGATGACGGAGAAACACCTAGTCTGCGCGACGATTCTTCCGCTTTGTCAGCTACAAATTTGAGAGACCTCACCGATATTTCGGAATTCTGGGACCCTCTGCACGCGCGGATGGCCAAGGTAGACTGGGACCAGGTATTGGGCGCGATGCATGAGCAACGGGAAAGTCACTTAGGTAACTTAGAGCAGGCTACACGCTTTCAGTTTTCGTTGCCTGCTGCAGCTATTCAAGCATTAAGTGCACAGTTTCAGTCCCAGGTTGTGACCGACCCAGCCAAAGCTCTCATCGCCATATGGGAGACGATCCAAGGGATCTGGGGCGAAAAACCAGACTCCGTAACCGTCGCCCTGCTGCAAGATCTTAACCTGACGCACGCAACGCGCGGGTTTTGGGGGCTGTACCTAGACGCTTTGCTCGCCCGTGGTTCGGGGCGCCGCGTACTGTTCGAAGTGGCCTCGGTTGTAGCCCGCGAGCGCCAACTTAGCTGGGCCAAGACCGGGTGGCAGCGGCTGCCAACCGCATGGCGTCAACTAGGTTTGCGTGGCTTTGCATGGCAAGAGGACGAGGGTGTGGACGCGCTCCTCGTCCGACTCAGACAAAGACCACGCCAAACCATGCGTTCGCTATTAGTGAGCGCTTAGCCCAGGCAGAGGCTTAGAGCGCTCCAAACTACTAGACCGGTGGACGACCCGAGCCACTGAGCAACGACAGTGAGATCAACATGAAGGCAATGGCCAGTAAGGTCCGCCGCTCACTCTTTAGTGCCGGAGAAAAAGTCGTGGGCCACTCCAGATTCTCCAGCGTGGGCCATTTGGTTGGGACCCACGGAGGAACCTGAGTCATGTATTCCTCATAAGCGGTGCCGAAGCGTCCGACCAGCAGCCGCTCCTCGTGTTTAACGATGCAGTAATACTGAAAGCCGAAAAGGGCAGCCGCCACAAAAACTATCCAACCCACACCGCTGAACACGGCTAGGCCGACGGTGATCAGAAAATTGCCGACGTAAAGTGGGTTGCGCACGTAGCTGAAGGGGCCGCTGGTGATGAGCGCCGACCCTGCCGTCTCGACGTTACGCGTCCGCGACACGGATCCGATGAAAGCCACGCTATAGATCCGTACCAGCTCGCCTAGGACCACAATCAGCGTGCCCAGCACAGCCGATTTGACCGACGGTTCACAGGCAAACAGGACCAGGGCGATCAGCGGAATCGGCGTGTAGTCGCGCCATTCAAATAGGCGCTCACCGATATCCTCCGCACTCCACTCAGACCAGGCTGGGCGAGTCGAGCCGCTCCCGGCCTCAGTCTCAGTAGTGGCGCGCCCAAACGTCGGCCCCCCCGCCACAGCTAATGCACTGTCGGTGGGCTCTGGCGACCCTGGTGGTTGTTTGTTCTCATCACTCACGGTTAGCGTCCTCTATGTACGAGATCAGTTGCGAATCGAAAAGTTTCTGTTTACTGGGGCGATGGCTCAGCAAAAATCACGGGAGTCGCTAAAGATAGCCGACTGACAGCCTCGCTGGCAACCCGCGAATCCGCTAAATCAGCTGCCGACATGCCCATGAGCAGAGGCTCCATCGCCACCAGCTGTGCGCCGATGTGATCGGCAAAAGTCGCACGAAACAGACCCTCAAACAAGGTCCTCGCCTTTTTACTACTGGAGAAGAGCATAACCACCCCCGCCTGGTCCCGCCAGAAAGCATCGACGTAACTCAAGGTCGGCAGGGCACGTCCCATCAACTCGGCCTTAACCTCATCACGTAGGTCCCGGCGCTCTTTAGGCCCTGGAGTCTTGCCGGTTTTTTGACTGATGGCAAAAAAACGCTGCTTGTACACAAGCTGCAGCAAGGTCGCCGGCACTTTGCGGCGCTCAATCCGCAGACGCAGGAGCACCCCGTCAGCGACGCGGCAATCGTGCAAATCCCAGGGATGATCCGGGGGCAAATCGACCTTGACGCCATCAATGCCAACTGGCCGTACCCACCCGCATTGTTCCTCTTTCTTAACGCCGTCCAAGACCACAGGGGTGGCTTGGTACAGGCCGAGCCGATCCGCCATATCGGAAAGCTTGGGCCGACTGCCATCACCGATCAGCAGGTAACGGGAGAGGGCAATGCTGCCTTGCTGAATTGCCAAAAGTAAACACCTCGTCAAAAGGTTTGAACCCGTTATGTTACTACTCTCAGCGCCGAGGTCCACGAACTTTTAAAGAAATCGGGCGGCGGGCCGATGAAAAACAAGTGACAGATGTATTTAACCGGCGTGATGCCATAAGGCTGACGATGCGTAACGATCAATCCACCGACTTTGCGACCTATCGCGAGATCATGGGCGAGCTCCTGAGGCCCATTGAGGCTCATGGTCTGGACGTGGATACGTTAAAGCGCCTCTACGAGAGTAAGCTGGTCTACCTGGAAAACCTCCGTGTCCGCTGCTTCTTCGAGCTTAACAGTGCCGCTGGCGGCCACTTCACTATGAACGACTACAAGCTGATTTTGCAGGCCTTGGCGGACACTAACCGGCACCTACGAAATTTGATCCTTTTGGCCATAAGTACCAACCTCAAAAAACGCACGGCTAGCTGATCCTGAGGGTCATTCCCGGGCGCCGCGGTGTGGTCCAGGGCAAACCTCTGCTATAATTAGGTTTGGTCTCCCACAATTCCGTAACAGTTCTGTCGATCAGTTAGAGGGTCGCATGCGTCGTAACCTGCTTGTTGCCGACGACTCGGTCACCATCCAGAAAGTCATCCGCATTGCCTTTCATAGGTTACCGGTTGAGCTCGTCGAGGCGGCATCGCTCATCGAAGCCTTAGCTACCGTCGGTAGGGCCAGGCCCGACGCCATCATTGTTGACGCCAGTCTGCCCGGTGTACGCCGACCCGAAGACTTCGCCCGCCTTCGGGCCGAAGCAGGGGGCGTCCCAATGCTCCTCCTGATCGGGTCGTATGACGGAGTGGATGAAGCCGCACTCAGTCAGATTGGTTTTGCCAAGGTGTTGAAAAAACCCTTTGAGTCGACCGACATCGTCGCCGCCATTGACCAACTACTCGGGCTGCATGCACCACCCCCGCCGCCGCCACCCATGCGGGCTGCGCCGTCTGGTCCACCAACCTCATTGCCACCGAAGCCGCTGTCTTTGGGTTTCAGTGAGGCGCCGGCACCTCAGGTCTCTCAGGCATCGCTGATTGGTGAGCCGATGTCCCTCTTTTCCTTTGAGGCGGAGCCGACCGATCCCACTCTGGGCGCTCCAGCGGGGGAACCAGATCTGGGGCTGACCCCACCGAATAGGGCGCAGCACGCCACCGTGGTGCACAGCGATGGGTTTCCCGGCCTACCTCCGGTGAACGACGTCAACCTCAAAGAGACCCCGCGCCCGCCAGTGATGCCGCAGACACTGGAGGGTCAACGTGGTCGGCGCGTGTTTGCCTCTTCCGAAGCCCCGCCACCACCGGTGGCAACCGACGATTTTGACCTGAGTTTTGCCGTGTTCGACACTGACAACGTCGAGCCTGCGTCCGTCGGCGGCGCCAGACCAGAGCCGCGCATCAACGTCGCTGTGCCGCCACCGCCACCACCACCGCGCGCCGCGGCCCAGGTGGCTCCTCCTGTGGCGACGCCTCCCCCACAAGTCGAGCCGCCGCCGACTCCCAAGGCCGAATTCGCCTTTGGCGGGGACGGTACCGTGTCGGCGACGATGAGTCAGATCACCATGGCCCAAATGCCCGCGTGGGTGCGACAGGCCGTCGAGGATTACTGCGAGCGTCACTTCAAGAGTCTGGCTCGGGAAGTCTTGACGTCCGAGCTGAGACGTCTAGCCGACGAGAAGGCGCGGCACCTCGTTGACAATTGAACCAGCTTGGACGAGGATCCGGCCACAGTCCGGAGGATGGTCTATGGCGCCAATTCATGCAATTCAGTTAACCCCGATGATCACTCGTGCTCTTGAAGAGGACTGGGGTTTCGGCGATTGGACCACGGACATCTGCGTGGCAGCAACAACACAGGCCAAGGCCCGCATCATCGCCAAGGAACCCACCGTGGTGGCTGGCGTCGAAGTGGCCGCGGCGGTCTTTAACCTCGTCGATCCAAGTCTTAAGGTCACGCTGCGGGCGCAAAATGGTGACCAGCTAAACCGCGGCGATTTAATCATCGAGATCTCAGGTGCAGCTAGGTCGCTCCTCAAGGCGGAGCGCGTTGCACTTAACTTTCTCGGCCGCATGTGCGGCATTGCGACGCTGACGCGAGAATTTGTGAAACAACTTGCCGGCACTAAAGCGCAGCTTTTAGACACGCGCAAGACGACTCCAGGCATGCGCCTCCTCGAAAAGTCCGCCACGGTCATTGGCGGCGCGCGCAATCACCGTATGTGCCTCACCGATGGTGTCATCGTGAAGGAGAATCACATTCGCGCAGCTGGCGGCATCAGCGCTGCCGTGAGTCGTCTACTTGAAAGTTTGCCACCAACACTCAAAATTGAGGTCGAGACCACTAACTTGAGCGAGGTACAGGAGGCTCTTGATGCCGGTGCTGACCTCATCATGCTCGACAATATGTCAGTCGCCGAGATGGCTCTGGCGGTGCGCACGGTGCGTGGCCGTGCGCTACTCGAGGCCTCGGGCAATGTCAGATTGGATACCGTCCGCGAGATCGCTCAGACCGGCGTTAACTTCATTTCGACTGGTGCCATCATCCACTCCGCACGTTGGTCTGACCTAAGCTTATTATTTGACGTGTGACAGCCACCGGCGGTGTGGCAGAGGTTCCCACTTGAGTAAGCCAGCCGTAACGGTCCACCATCTGAAGACGGTCGATTCCACGTCGCGCCATGCGGCTGCAATGCTGCGCGGTGATGCAGCGGGCGCCACGCATCAGGCCCCGTTCATGATTTGGGCCGACGAGCAGACGGCCGGCCGCGGGCGTCTTGGCCATGAGTGGCTCAGTCCGCGCGGTAATCTCTATTGCACGCTGGTTTTGCCACCGCCGGAAGCCGCTCCGGAGCAACATGGACTGCTGCCGCTCAAGGCTGGTGTCATTACCGCTCGTTTTATCGAGCGAGAGTTTGGCCTCCGCCTCACTCTCAAGTGGCCAAATGATATTTTGTTTGGCGGCAATAAACTCGGCGGTATTTTGGTCGAGACCAGTCTAAATGGATCTAAGTTTGGTGAATTATTGATCGGCATTGGCCTCAATGTGAATCATGCTCCCGATTTAAGTGACGGCGATTACCGGGCCGTCGCGCTACATACGCTCCTAGGCCACAGCGTCGACTTAGCTGAGTTGGCGCGGAAATTTTCTGAGGCTTTTGTCACGCTGTGGGCCGCGCTGCCACTTGATCGTGTGATCAGCGCCTACAACGAATACGCGCTGACACCGGACGAATTGTTCTATCGCGACTTGAACGGTGAGCGACACTATGCCCGCTTGGGTGTCCTGCGCGACGACGGCGCGCAACTACTACAAGACTATCAGTCACCAGATCAACTGATTGCCCTTAGCCACGCTGATCACGGTTGGCGCTGGACGCTGCAAAGTGCCGAGGCGCGCGAGCTTGTGATTGTTGACATTGGTAACACGGCTACAAAGTTCGCCTACTATCAAGATGCACGGAGTGAATCAGCACACTGGATAGCGCCGGTGCCGCACGATGGCGGCGAGACGTCGCTCCGGCAAGCTCTGGTCCAGCTGGCTCATCGCGTCGAGGGTCAAGCAGTCCCGCTGCACGTCACGTCGGTGCGGCCCGAGCGCACCAAACTCCTCATGCAGCTGGCTTCCGCCCTCGGCTGGCCCGTCGTCGTTGTCGGCAAGAGACCGCTGCGGCGCCGCGGCGACGGCTATCTCCTAAAAGACCTAGGTATCGATAGACTCGCTGCCATTGAGGGATGGCTCGCCAGCCTCAGTGACAACGACAGGCGCCACCAAGACCACTACGGCATAGTCGTTGCCGCTGGTACCGCGACGACGGTCGACGCCGTCACTGTGCGTGGGCAGCATTTAGGCGGCCTGATCCTGCCAGGCCTCAAGCTTGCGTTGCGCAGCTTGCACGAGGCAGCAAGCCTACTGCCAGACATCAATTTAGAGCTTGAGCTTAGCGCCGACGCGCCCAGGCAAGGATTAGGACATGACACGCGCAGCGCGATGATCTGCGCCGCTATCGAGATGACCGCTGGCGCGGTGAACGAAGTGCGGCGGCGGCTAGAGCGTCAGCAACGACGCTCTGAACTCTCTGGAGGCATTGTAGTCACTGGGGGCTGGGGTCAGCAGTTGGCGACGCGACTTGGAGGCAGCTACAAACCAGAACTGATTCTAAGTGGGGCACGCGCTCTAGCTCTGGGTGGCTGGCGCTAAAAAAATAGAAGCCCGCCTAAAAAGACGGGCCCCCCATGCGGAGAAGATAAACCTTGGTGCAAAGAGTTGTTTCTTTCCTGAGACGACGGCCAGGGCCCTCGGCCTCAAATTCCAGGTATGATGCCGCTACGGAGTGCGACCATCCCGGACCACCACGGATGATTTTACCAGACTCGCGGGAGTTTGCACGGCCAGACCTGTAACCCCTTGATTACCCGCAAAGC is from Deltaproteobacteria bacterium and encodes:
- a CDS encoding isoprenylcysteine carboxylmethyltransferase family protein — protein: MSDENKQPPGSPEPTDSALAVAGGPTFGRATTETEAGSGSTRPAWSEWSAEDIGERLFEWRDYTPIPLIALVLFACEPSVKSAVLGTLIVVLGELVRIYSVAFIGSVSRTRNVETAGSALITSGPFSYVRNPLYVGNFLITVGLAVFSGVGWIVFVAAALFGFQYYCIVKHEERLLVGRFGTAYEEYMTQVPPWVPTKWPTLENLEWPTTFSPALKSERRTLLAIAFMLISLSLLSGSGRPPV
- a CDS encoding recombination-associated protein RdgC, with the protein product MAIQQGSIALSRYLLIGDGSRPKLSDMADRLGLYQATPVVLDGVKKEEQCGWVRPVGIDGVKVDLPPDHPWDLHDCRVADGVLLRLRIERRKVPATLLQLVYKQRFFAISQKTGKTPGPKERRDLRDEVKAELMGRALPTLSYVDAFWRDQAGVVMLFSSSKKARTLFEGLFRATFADHIGAQLVAMEPLLMGMSAADLADSRVASEAVSRLSLATPVIFAEPSPQ
- a CDS encoding response regulator, whose amino-acid sequence is MRRNLLVADDSVTIQKVIRIAFHRLPVELVEAASLIEALATVGRARPDAIIVDASLPGVRRPEDFARLRAEAGGVPMLLLIGSYDGVDEAALSQIGFAKVLKKPFESTDIVAAIDQLLGLHAPPPPPPPMRAAPSGPPTSLPPKPLSLGFSEAPAPQVSQASLIGEPMSLFSFEAEPTDPTLGAPAGEPDLGLTPPNRAQHATVVHSDGFPGLPPVNDVNLKETPRPPVMPQTLEGQRGRRVFASSEAPPPPVATDDFDLSFAVFDTDNVEPASVGGARPEPRINVAVPPPPPPPRAAAQVAPPVATPPPQVEPPPTPKAEFAFGGDGTVSATMSQITMAQMPAWVRQAVEDYCERHFKSLAREVLTSELRRLADEKARHLVDN
- the nadC gene encoding carboxylating nicotinate-nucleotide diphosphorylase, which translates into the protein MAPIHAIQLTPMITRALEEDWGFGDWTTDICVAATTQAKARIIAKEPTVVAGVEVAAAVFNLVDPSLKVTLRAQNGDQLNRGDLIIEISGAARSLLKAERVALNFLGRMCGIATLTREFVKQLAGTKAQLLDTRKTTPGMRLLEKSATVIGGARNHRMCLTDGVIVKENHIRAAGGISAAVSRLLESLPPTLKIEVETTNLSEVQEALDAGADLIMLDNMSVAEMALAVRTVRGRALLEASGNVRLDTVREIAQTGVNFISTGAIIHSARWSDLSLLFDV
- a CDS encoding biotin--[acetyl-CoA-carboxylase] ligase; amino-acid sequence: MTCDSHRRCGRGSHLSKPAVTVHHLKTVDSTSRHAAAMLRGDAAGATHQAPFMIWADEQTAGRGRLGHEWLSPRGNLYCTLVLPPPEAAPEQHGLLPLKAGVITARFIEREFGLRLTLKWPNDILFGGNKLGGILVETSLNGSKFGELLIGIGLNVNHAPDLSDGDYRAVALHTLLGHSVDLAELARKFSEAFVTLWAALPLDRVISAYNEYALTPDELFYRDLNGERHYARLGVLRDDGAQLLQDYQSPDQLIALSHADHGWRWTLQSAEARELVIVDIGNTATKFAYYQDARSESAHWIAPVPHDGGETSLRQALVQLAHRVEGQAVPLHVTSVRPERTKLLMQLASALGWPVVVVGKRPLRRRGDGYLLKDLGIDRLAAIEGWLASLSDNDRRHQDHYGIVVAAGTATTVDAVTVRGQHLGGLILPGLKLALRSLHEAASLLPDINLELELSADAPRQGLGHDTRSAMICAAIEMTAGAVNEVRRRLERQQRRSELSGGIVVTGGWGQQLATRLGGSYKPELILSGARALALGGWR